Proteins encoded in a region of the Thermodesulfobacteriota bacterium genome:
- the atpE gene encoding ATP synthase F0 subunit C — protein sequence LLGAGLAGGLSAVGPGMGAGLAAASACAATGRRPDLSATLVRTMLVGQAVSQSTSVYGLVVALLLLYVV from the coding sequence CCTCCTCGGGGCGGGTCTCGCCGGCGGCCTTTCGGCCGTGGGCCCCGGGATGGGCGCGGGCCTGGCGGCGGCTTCCGCTTGCGCGGCCACCGGACGCCGCCCCGACCTTTCCGCCACCCTCGTGCGCACCATGCTCGTGGGCCAGGCCGTCAGCCAGTCCACCAGCGTCTATGGGCTCGTCGTCGCCCTGCTTCTCCTATACGTCGTTTGA